From the Micromonospora echinospora genome, the window CGACCAGCTCGCCCAACAGCAGATGATCACGCGTACCCGGGGTGGTGCGGTCGCCAACGGGGTCTCGTACGACCTTCCCCTGCGCTACAAGACCGCCAAGCACTCGGCCGAGAAGCAGCGGATCGGGGCCGCCGCCGCCGCGCTGGTCTCGCCCGGCACCGTGGTCGGCCTCAACGGCGGCACCACCAGCACGGAGGTCGCCCGGGCCCTCGCCGTCCGACCCGACCTGAACACCAGCGCCGAGGGCGCCCAGCTCACCGTGGTCACCAACGCCCTGAACATCGCCAACGAGCTGCTGGTCCGGTCCCGGATGAAGATCGTGGTGGCCGGCGGGGTGGTGCGGCCGAAGTCGTTCGAGCTGGTCGGACCGCTGGGCGGCGCGCTGCTGCGTGAGGTCACCCTGGACGTCGCACTGCTCGGGGTGGACGCGATCGACCCGCACCTCGGGGCCGCCGCCCACCACGAGGGCGAGGCGGCGATGAACAACCTGATGGTGGCCCGGGCCCGTCGGGTGGTGATCATCGCGGACTCGTCCAAGCTCGGCGGTCACGCCTTCGCCCGGATCTGCCCGGTGGACCGGGTGGAGACCCTGGTCACCGACTCGGGGGCCGCGCCCTCCGTGGTCGAGGCGTTCCGGGCCGCCGGGGTCACCGTCATCTGCGCCTGAGCGGCAGGCTGAGTCGGAAAGCCGACAATCGCGAACGGCCACCGTCCGTGCGCGGACTGGAAGGGTGTCGACGTGGCTCCCGGCCACGACCACCTTTCCCTGGAGGTCATCGCATGTCAAAACTGAAGATCGGGCTCACCGCGATCTTCTTCACCATCGGTGGTGTGCTCGCCGCCCCCGCCGGGCTCGCCGCCCCGGCGTCCACGGCCGACACGGCACCTCCGGTGCTCAAGGGCATCACGGTCACGCCGGACCGGGTCTCCGTCTCCGGCGTCGACCTGGTGCCGGTCACCGTCTCCGTCCGCCTCACCGACGAGTCCGGCGTCATGCACTCCGTCGACATGGACGGCGTTCAACTGCCCTACGTCGTCCTCACGCGGGTGCCCGGCGGACCGGCGGCCACCCAGGGCGCGGAACTCGCGCTCACCTCCGGCACCGCACAGGACGGCGTGTGGAGCGCGACGATCCAGGTTCCGTCGACCTGGGACGGCCGGTGGGAGCTCAGTCGGGTGGTCGCGGTGGACGAGGGATCGCAGCGCCTCGACGTCGACCCGCGGAACCTTCCGCTGGCGGCGACCCTCGACGTGACGGGGACCCACCGTCCGGCAGTGACCATGGAGTTCGTGCCCGACCCGCTGGTCGGCGACGGCCGGTTGACGGTCCGTGGCCGGTTCTTCTACGAGGACACCGGGAAGGGCATCCCTGACCAGCCGATCTTCTTCGGTGAGGACAATCTCTGCGTGGAGCATCCCGGGGTGCCGAACGGCAGAACCGCCGCCGACGGCAGCTTCTCCAAGGTGTATCCGCAGGGCGAGGGCTTCCTGCGCTGCGTCGGCATCCTGCGTCCGTCCAACATCGCGGTGTCGACCGCCTTCATCGTCGTCGCGTCCCGTCACCCGCGGGTCAAGCCCACCGTCACCGCCAAGGTCGACCGGACCAGCGTCCCGCCGGGTACGAAGGTCACCTTCACCGGCACGGTCGAACCCTCCAGCGCAAGTAGTCTCGAACTCCAGGAGCAGGTCGACGGAACGTGGCGCACCGTGGTCGACGGGACGGTCGGGGACGGCGGTCGCTACACCCTGCCGGTGACGCCGAAGGGTGCCGGCGGCCACCGGTACCGGGTGATCGTGCCGAACTCCGACCCGGAGCTGGTCGGCGCGTCGCAAGCCGTCGTCGTCCAGGTGACCGGAGGGGGATCCGGCGGTGGGGACGGCTCCGACACCCTGCCGATCACCGGTCTCCCACCGGTGCTGCCGATGGCCGGGGGCGCGTTGGCGCTGATCTTTGCCGGGGTCGGCCTCACGTTGGCCGGCCGGCGACGCCGCGTCGCGACGGTGTCCGCCGAACACTGACCGTTCGACCGCCCGCCCACCGGGCGCCGGGGCGGTGGTGAACGCCGTCGTCGCGCGGATACCGGACGCGACGACGGCGTTTCCGCCCCCACTATTGCGGATAACACAGTATTGTCTCTCCCGTCATAAACCCGAGCGGGGGAGGTCAACGTGCCCGCCGTGCTGGAGATAGAAGGTCTACGCAAGACGTACAAGAGTCGGAGGCGCGGCGAACGGCACGCGCTCGACGGCTTCGACATGCGGGTCGACGCCGGGCAGGTGCACGGCTTCCTCGGCCCGAACGGATCCGGCAAGACCACCACCCTGCGTACCCTGCTCGGTCTGATCCGGGCGAACGCCGGCCAGATGGCGCTGTTGGGCCGTGAAGTCCCGGCCGCGTTGCCCGAGGTGGCCGGACAGGTCGGCGCGATCGTGGAGAGCCCGCAGTTCTTCCCGCACTTCTCCGCGCGGGACACCCTTTCGCTGCTCGCCGGGGCCGGGAACGTCGCGCCGCGCCGGGTCGACGAGGTGCTGGAACTGGTCGGGCTCCGCGACCGGGCCGGCGAGCGGGTCAAGACGTACTCGCTCGGCATGAAGCAGCGCCTCGCGGTCGCCTCGGCGCTGCTCAAGGACCCGAAGCTGCTGATCCTCGACGAGCCGGCCAACGGCCTCGACCCGGGCGGCATCCGGGAGATGCGCACCCTCATGCGGGATCTGGCCGCCTCCGGGATGACCGTGGTGCTCTCCAGCCACATCCTCGGCGAGATCCAGCTCATCTGCGACTCGGTCACCATCATCTCGCTGGGCCGTCGGGTCGCCTTCGGACCGGTCGAGGAGGTCCTCGCCCGCTACTCCGGCGGCGCGGTACGGGTCCGGTTGGAGGCGGCCACCGACCTGCCACTCGCCGCCGAGACGCTGCGCCGGTCCGGCGTGCAGGTCACCGGGTACGACGACCACCTGATGCTGGCCGGTGTGGACAAGCCGGCCACGGTGACCCGGCTGCTCGCCGAACACGGTCTCTACGTCAGCGAACTGGCCCCGGTCACCGCCGACCTGGAGAGCGTCTTCCTGGAACTGACCGCCACCGCGCCGGTTCCCGGCCAGCACCGTCAGGTCGACGAGTCCCGCAAGGTCGGCGGCCACACCCAGGGAGGGCAGAGCGCATGAGCCTGTACGTCACCGAACTGCGTCGCCTCGGCAAGCGCCGCTTCACCCGGTACATGACCCTGATCGGCCTGCTGGTGCTCCTCGCCGTGGCGGTCGGCACGTTCCTCACCAACCAGAAGATCGGCCCGGAGCAGCGGGCCGCCGCCGAACGGGCGGCCCAGGCACAGTACGAGAGGCAGGTCCGCTTCATGGAGCAGGACCGGGCCGAGTGCGAACGGCTCCAGGCAGCCGGCGAGCCGACCGGCGACCGCTACCCAGACGACTGCTCGGCTATCACCCCGCCAGCCCGGGAGGACTTCGAGGCCCGCTGGTTCCTCCCGTCGACCTTCGACTTCCGGGAGAGCTTCGGGGCGACGCTGATCCCGTACGCGGCGATCCTGGCGCTGGTCGCCTTCGTGGTCGGCGCCTCCTTCGTCGGCGCCGAATGGAGCACCGGCGGCATGATGAACCTGCTGCTGTGGCGGCCGAAGCGGCTCAACGTCCTGCTGACCAAGCTGGCGGCGCTGCTCACCGGCGTGGTCGCGGTGACCGTGCTCGGGCTGCTCGCGTGGACGGCCGCCTTCTGGGCGGTTGGCTCCTTCCGGGGCAGCACCGCCAGGATGACCTCGGGCGTCTGGCAGTCCTTCGCCCTCACCGGCCTGCGCGGGTTCGCGTTGGTGGTGGTCGCGGCGGTGGTCGGGTTCGCGCTGGCCTCGCTGGGCCGGCACACCGCGTTCGCCCTCGGTGGGGTGCTTGCCGTCGCCGTCGTCGGGCAGTTCGGCCTCGGCGTGGTGCTCGCCCTGGCCGACGTGAAGTTCCCCGAGGCCTGGCTGATCCCCACCTACGGCCTGGCCTGGATGGGGAAGGAGATCAAGCTGCAGAACTACGACGCCTGCAACTTCTCGGTGTCCGGGGGCTGCGAGCCTGACGTCCTCACCATCACCTGGCAGCACTCGTCGGTGCTACTCCTCACCGGGCTGGTGCTCGCCCTCGGCGCGGCCCTCTGGTCGATGCGCCGTCGCGACATCGCCTGAGCCCGCCGCTCGGGTGCCAGGCCGCGACATCGCCTGAGCCCGCCGCTCGGGTGCCAGGCCGCGACATCGCCTGAGCCCGCCGCTCGGGTGCCTGCAGGGGTCCCCTGTTCATCATTTCCGGTGAGCAGGGGACCCCTGCACCCGACCTGGGCGGCGGCACGTCGGACGTGCGATGCGGGGCTGGCCCAACCTGGTTACCCTGGGGTTCCCCGGTTGGCGCCGCCCGGCCGGCCGCCTGCCCGAGGAGCGCCATGCAGCCGTCCGCCGACGCGTTCCCCGGCCGTGCCGACCGCACGGAACAAGCGTCGTCCGCGCGCGGGGTGCCTCCGCCCCGGTCCGCCCCGGAGGTGGAGTCCGCCCCGTCCGCCCCGGAGAGCGCGTCCGAGGTGCCGGCGGCGCAACCCGCTCCCGCCGACGCGGAACACGGCACCGCGCAGCCCGCAGTCCGCGACCCGGCGGTCGGCATCGCGCAGGTCGCCTCCGACCCGGCGGCCGGGGAAGCACCGGCACCGCTTTCCGACGACCAGGCCGTGCCGCCGGCGCGGGATGCCGGTGGCACGGCACCCGCGGACGGTCTGACCGAGCGCGAACGGGGGATCCTCGCCTTCGAGCGGCACTGGTGGCGGCACGCCGGTGCCAAGGAGCAGGCCATCCGGGACACCTTCGGTCTCTCCGCCACCCGGTACTACCAACTTCTCAACGCGCTGCTGGACAATCCGGCGGCCCTCGCCGCCGACCCGTTGCTGGTCGGCCGGCTGCGTCGGCTGCGCTCGTCCCGGGCCCGCAACCGCCGCCGCTGACCTGGCGGTGGCCGTGGCGGGTGGAGTCGCCGCCGGCAGCCGGTGACGGCCAGGACGGCCGGGTGCCGTCGCACCCTGGGCAGGTCCGACAACGCCACCGTCGACGGTCGGGGTGCCGTCGCACTCGGACAGGTCCGAAAGCGCCGTCGAGCGCCGGGGTGTCGTGGGATCCGGGGCATGTCCGCGGGCGGGGCGGGTAGGCGGGTGCTGGTCCCGTCCGCGCGGGGTCCGGGGCGACGAGGGGAGCACGTATGGCCGCCGGCTGGTACGCCCAGCGTCCTGCGCCGCTGCTGACCGCCGCGCTGGCCGGGGCGATCGCGGGCTGGCTGGCCCGGTCCCGGTTGGGGAATCGGAGCGCGGGTGCGCCGCCCATGGCGCAGTCGACCGCCCGGCAGCCAACCGAGGCTCAGCCGACCGCGACTCAGCCGACCGCCCGACAGCCGACCGCACCCGAGCCGACCGGGCCGGAGCCGACCGTGGCGCAGCCGACCGGGCCGGAGCCGACTGCGCCGGCCGGGGGGCGATCGGCCCCGACCGGGCCGACGCGGGGGCCGTCCCCGCTGCCGGAACCCATGCCCTTTCCCGAGGGGGTGGCGGTCGACGCGCCGTACACCGGGGAGGAGTCCTACACCGGGCGACCCCGGTACGCGCCGGCGGCGCAGCCGTGGCGAACCGACGTCCCCGGCGGAATGCCACCCTGACGGACACCGACGCCCCCGACGGCATGCCACGATGACGGACCGGTCCGGCCACCGACGGGAGGACGATCGATGATGCAGGTCAGCTCCGCTTCCACGGCGGCGCCCGGCCGGCTGGAGAACGAGGACTCGGTCTTCCGCCTCGGGCCGCTGGTGGGAGTGCTCGACGGCGCGACCGTGCCGGAGGGCTTCGCCACCGGTTGCGTCCACGGCCCGGCCTGGTACGTCCGGCACCTCGCCGCCCGGATCGGGCTCGCCGAGGCGACCCGTCCGGCCGCCACCCTGATGAGCAATCTGGCGGCGGCGATCCTGGCGGTCCGGGCGGACCACGGTGGCGCGTGCGACCTGGACCACCCCGGTACCCCGTCGGCCACGGTCTGCCTGCTGCGCGACGGCGGGGATCGGGCCGACTACCTGGTGCTCTGCGACAGCCCGCTGGTGCTGGACACCGGGGGCCGGGTGGCGGTGGTCTCCGACGACCGGCTGGATGCCGCCCTGGCCGACCTGCGCGCGGTCGCCCACACCGTGCCGGCCCGTGCCGCCGACGACCCGGCCACCCGGTTCCGTCGGGCGGTCGCCGTGCAGCGGGAGCGGATGAACCGTACGCACGGCTACTGGGTGGCCGCCAGTGACCCGGAGGCGGCGTACCACGCGGTGACCGGTTCGGTGCCGCTGCGCGGGCCGAACGCGCTGCGCCGGGCGGTGCTGCTCAGCGACGGGGCGTCCTGTGCGGTCGAGCAGTTTGGCCTGTTCGGCTGGGACGGTCTGCTGGACCTGGTCACCACCGAGGGACCGGGGGCGTTGCTCGACCGGGTCCGGGCTGCCGAGCGGGAACACCCGGACCGGTTGCGGCGGACCAAGCGTTCCGACGACGCGTCGGTCGTCCTGTGCGAGTTCCCGGAGCCGGCCGACCCCGGAGCGTGACCAGGAACACTCACCCCCGCCGACCGGCTGGTACCGGCCGGCCGGACCGGTGGTGCCCGGCGGAAGGGTGGACGCCGGTCGGGTGGGGCCGGCAGACTGCGGCACGTGGCAGGTGCGGTCCGGCTGGAGCCGGTGGACGAGCGGAACCTGGAGCCGCTGCTCTCGGTGGCCGCCGCCGAGGCGGAGCCGAGTGACGTGATGCCGCCGGTGGAGGCGCCGGCCGGCTGGTCGGCGGCTCGTCGGGAGGCGTTCCGCGAGTTCCACCGTGCCCACTTCGGCGGCTTCGACGGCCCGACCGGCACCGTCATGTTCGCGATCCTGCTCGGCGGCGAGGTCGTCGGCATGATCAGGATGGCCCGCCGCGCCGAGCCCGGCACCGTGGAGACCGGGATGTGGCTGGGGCGTTCGGCCCGTGGCCAGGGAGTCGGTGCGGCGGCCCTGCGGGAGTTGCTCAACGTCGCCGCCGCACACGGCATGCGCACCGTGGCCGCCGAGACGACCGTCGACAACACCGGGGCGCTGGGCGTGCTCGCCCGGTGCGGCGCAAAATTGCGCTCCGACGGCGGGACCATACACGCGGAAATCTGTCTTGATTCCGCCCCGCCCATGCCGTAATTCGTTTTCTTCGCCTCTTTGTAAAGCGTCGTGAACTATCTGTTCGCGGCTGCTCGTCTGTCCGGTTCGCCCTGCTCATCGGCGTGGCGTTGCTGTTCTGGCCTGCACTTTCCGAGGTTTTGTGGGCAGGGGTCAGGGTACTGCCGACCAGTCCGTTGAAATGGGACTGCCCGAGTGGACGCCGTTGTCGTGTTCAGCCCCCGGTAATTGTCATGACCTCGCGTATCGGGCTTTCGCACCACACCGGGGAGGTAAGGAGTGCACCATGAAGAGCGGGACACGAATCGGGCTCGCCGTCGGTCTCGGCTACGTCCTCGGCCGGCGTCGCCGGCTGCGTACCGCGCTGACCCTGGCCGCCGCCGTGGCGGTCGGACGGATGAGCCGGGACCCGGCCGGACTACGCAAGCTCGGTGACCTGGTGCAGGCGTCGCCTCAGCTGAGCAACCTGAGCCGCCTCGGGGGACCGCTGGTCGGGGCTGGCCGGGCGGCGGCGACCGCCGCCGTCGGCAGTGGCATCGACGCGGTCAGCGGCAAGCTCCGGGGCCGGGCCGACGCGCTGCGCGGGAAGGCCACCGGCGGTGGCGACGGGGACGGGGACGGTGCGGACCGGTCGGATCGCGGTGACGGTGACGGTGGTGGGCAGCGCGACCGTCGTGGGCGGCGTGACTCCGGCGACAGCGCCGGGCAGCGGGGGTGGTGACCGTGTCGGTCCCCTCGAACCCGAGCCTGAACCTGCGCGGCAGGCTGCGCGACCAGTTGCTGCGTGACGCGCGGGACCTGGTCGGGGCGATCGGCGAGCGCGCCGTGGCCGTGGTGACCGAGCGGATCACCGGCGCGACCGGCCGGCTCAGCGAGTACGCGAAACAGGGAGGCGGGCCGGGCCTGGTCGCGGCGGCGACGGGCGCGCAGAGACTCGCCGAGGGCAAGTCGCCGGTCCGGGCGATGGTCGGTGCCGGTCTGGCCGGCGGTAAGGAGAAGTTGATGGCGGCCATCGGTGCCCGGGGTGGCAAGAGCAAGGGCGGGAAGAAGAAGCTCAAGGTCACCAACATCGTCGAGACGATCGAGGTGGGCGTGCCGCTGCGGGTCGCCTACAACCAGTGGACACAGTTCGCGGACTTCCCGAGCTTCATGAAGAAGGTCGAGAACGTCGACCAGGAGGCCGACGAGAAGTTGACCTGGAAGGCGCAGGTTCTCTGGTCGCACCGGACCTGGGAGTCGACCGTCGTCCAGCAGGTGCCGGACTCGCACATCCACTGGCGCTCGAAGGGCGAGAAGGGTTCGGTCGACGGGACGGTCAGCTTCCACGCGGTGGCACCGGACCTCACCCGGATCCTGGTCGTGCTCGAGTACCACCCGCAGGGCCTCTTCGAGCGCACCGGCAACCTCTGGCGTGCCCAGGGACGCCGGGTGCGCCTCGAACTGAAGCACTTCGTCCGGCACGTGATGACCCAGACCGTTCTGGATCCGGACCAGGTCGAGGGCTGGCGTGGCGAGATCCGCGACTCGCGGGTGGTCCGGGACCACGAGACCGCGCTGCGCGAGGAGCGGGAGCGTGCCGAAGCCGAATCGCAGGAGCGGGAGCCCGAGGAGCCGGAGGAGGGCGAGGAGCCGGAGGAGGCCCCTCGGAGGCAGGGCCGTCCCGCCGGTCGTGCCCGCCGCCCGGCGCCGCGCCGTCGCCCCGCGGAGGAAGAGTACGAGGACGAGTACGACGAGTACGACGAGGAGCCGGAGGACGAGGAGCCGGAGGAGGAGGAACCGCCGCGCCGCCGGCGTCCGGAGCGGGCCGGCCGTCCGCAGCCCCGCGAGGAGGAACGTTCCCGCGAGGAAAGACGCCCTCGCGAGGAGGGACGATCTCGCGAGGAGGGACGTCCTCGTCCGGCTGCCCGGCGCACCCCGGAGGGGCCCCGCCGGCCCGTGGTCCGGCGTCGGCGTGAGGACCGGGACGAATGAGCGCCGTACCGGGCGGAGGTGCCGCGCTGGACCGGGGCACCACGTCGAGCCTGGCGGACGTCGTCGAGATGGTCCTCGACAAGGGCGTGGTGATCGACGCCCAGGTGGTCGTCGGGGTGATCGGCATCCCGCTGCTGGAGATCAACGCGCGGGTGGTGGTGGCGAGCGTCGAGACGTACCTGCGCTTCGCCGAGGCGGTCGACCGGCTGGACATCACACCACGTGGCAAGTCGGGCCTCGGCGGGGCGGTGGAGAACGTCACCGACGCGGCCAAGGGGATCACGTCCGGGGTCGGCGAGACCGTCCGGGGCCTCGGCGGTGCGGCCGGGGCACTCGGCGGTGCGACCGGGGACGAGGACGAGGACGACTACGACGACCGGGACGATGCCGGTGCCGACCGGGACCGGGAGCGCTCCTCCGGTCGTGGCCGGGCGGCCCGGCGGAACGGGGGACGCTGAGATGGCCGGACCGAGCGGCATGTTCGTCTACGGCATCGTCCCGGCGGACGTGGAGCCGACCGAGGACGCGGTCGGGGTGGGCGATCCGCCGGGCGAGGTGACCGCAGTGGTCCACGGTGAGCTGGCCGCCCTGGTCAGCGAGGTGGACCTGGAGCAGCCGGTGGGCCGGCCGGTGGACCTGACCGCGTACCAGGAACTGCTGGACGGGACGGCGGCGGTGGCCCCGGTCGTGCCGGTGCGGTTCGGCACGGTGGTCACCGGCACCGACGCGGTGCACGACCTGCTGGACGCCCACCGGGACCGGTTCCGGGCCGCCCTCGACGAGCTCGACGGACGGACGCAGTACACCGTGCGCGGCCGGTTCCACGAGTCGGAGCTGATGGGTGCGCTGCTCGCCGAGAACCCGGGCGCGGCGGACCTCGCCGAGCAGGTGCGCGGACAGCCGGAGGCGGCCAGCCGGGAACAGCGCATCCGGCTCGGGGAGATCATCAGCCAGGCGGTGGAACTGCGCCGGGAGGCGGAGACCCGGGAACTGGTCGACGTGCTCGGCCCGGTGGCGGTGACCAGCACGGTCCGTCCGCCCGGGCACGAGATGGACGCGATGCACGTGTCGTTCCTGGTCGACGTCGACCGGGCGGACGAGTTCGCGGTGGTGGCGGAGGAGTTCGCGGGCCAACGCCGGGAGCTGGTCCGGATGCGGCTGCTCGGTCCACTCGCCCCGTACGACTTCGTCGACGCCCACCATCTGGCGGGGTGAGCGGTGGAGATCCTGTGGTCGTTGCTGACCCTCCCGTACGCGCCGGTGCGCGGGCTGACCGCGGTGCTCAAGGTGGTGGCCCGGGAAGCGGAGTCCCGGCGGCAGAACCCGGTCCACATCCGCCGTGAGCTGGAGGAGATCGACGCTGCCGCGGCGGCGGGCGAGCTGACCGAGGAGGAGCGGAACCGGTTGCAGCAGCAGGTGCTGAACCGGCTCGTCAGCCCGGCCGTGCCGAGCGGCGGGCCGGACCGGCCGACGCGAGGGAGGTGAGCGAGGGTGCGGACGCAGCGAAGCCGAGCAGGTTCCCGGTCCACGGGTCAGGACCGGCGCGAGCCGGCCGACGACCGGTACGCGGAGGACGACGACCGGTACACCGACGACGACTACTCCGACGAGGAGTCGTACGACGAGGAAGAGGAGGTCGAGCCGATCCCGGCCGGCGAGGCGGCCCGGGAGGGGCTGCGGCAGGTCAGCCGGCTCACCGGCCGGGACCCGTCCGGGGTGACCTCGGTGCAGCCCAACGGGACCGGCTGGCGGGTCGGTGTGGAACTGGTGGAGGACCACCGCATCCCGGCGTCGACCGACCTGCTCGGCCTCTACGAGGTCGACCTGGACGCCGACGGCGAGGTGCTCTCCTTCCGGCGGGTCCGCCGATACCAGCGTGGCAAGGGCGAGGTGGGCTGAGATGACCATGGGACAGGTCCCCTCGGTGGTGCAGAACTCCGGGCAGGTGCTCCCGGCCGGGCACGACCCGGCGAACCTGGGCGACATCCTCGAACGGGTGCTCGACCGGGGCATCGTCATCGCCGGTGACATCCGGGTCAGCCTGCTCGACATCGAGCTGTTGACGTTGAAGCTGCGCCTGGTGATCGCCTCGGTCGACACGGCCCGACAGATCGGCATCGACTGGTGGGAGCACGATCCGTGGCTCAGCTCCCGGGCCCGTCCGCCGGTCGAGCCGGGACCGCGCGACCCGGAGGAGGTCGAGGCCGAGCGGCGACCACGGATCGCCGCGCGTAGCGAACGTCTGGAGGAGCGGGATGAGGCCTGATCCGGTCGTCCCGACCACACCCGCCGGCACCGGCACCTGGCTGCACGGCATCGTCCCGGCGTCCGTCGCCGGGGCGCTGGCTCCGGTCACCGGACTCGCGGACACCCCGGTGCGGGTGGTCCGCGGGTCCGGCCTGGCCGCCGTGTTCAGCGCCGTCCCGCTCGACGAGTACGGCGAGCAGCCGCTGCGCCGCAACCTGGAGAACCTGGGGTGGCTGGAGCGCACCGCCCGGGCGCACCACCGGGTGGTGGACGTGCTGGCGCGCACCGGCCCGGTGGTGCCGGCCCGGCTGGCCACCGTGCACACCGACGAGCGCCGGCTGGCCGTGCTGCTGCACGACCGTCGGGCCGACCTGACCGCCACCCTGGCCCGGCTCGCCGGCCACCAGGAGTGGGGCGTCAAGGGGTACGTGCTGCCCGGCGGTCCGCCCCCCGCCGACGGTGGCGCGACCCCACCGAGGACAGCCGTCGGTGGCGCGGGAAAGCCGGCGGTCGACGCCGGTGGTGCGGGGACGCCGACGGTGGACCCTGGGGGCGCGGCAGCCCCGGCGGTCGACGCCGGTGGGCCGGGGACGCCGACGGCCAGCGGCACCGGAGCGGGAGCCGCCTACCTGCGGCGGCGTCGGGCCCAGCTACGGGCCCGGGAGACCGGCCAGCAGGCCGCGGCGCACAGCGCGGCGGCGGTGCACACGGAACTGGCCGGCTACGCGGCGCAGGCCCGCCGGCACACGCCGCAGGACAGCCGGCTCTCCGGCGAGCCCCACCCGATGGCGCTCAACGGCGCGTACCTGGTGCCGGTCGAAGGGCTCGCCGGGTTCCGTGCGGTCGTCGCGGCACTCGCCACGCGTCACCCGGCGCTTCGGCTGGAGCTGACTGGCCCGTGGCCGCCGTACTCCTTCATCGTCGAGCAGCCGGGGAGCTGACATGGCGACCACCTCGCTGGTGCCGAGCAGTGCCGACGATCCGCTGGCCTACCAGACGATCGCCCTGGTGGACCTGCTCGACCGGGTCCTCGCGACCGGGGTGGTGGTCAGCGGGGACATCACCATCTCCATCGCCGACGTCGACCTGGTGTACGTCTCGCTGCGCGCACTGATCTCCTCGGTCGGCGCGCTCACCCCGCCCGGTGGCCCCGGATGACCGCCCCCGGGGACCCCGGGTCGGCCCCACCGGACGAGGCCGCCGCGCTGGCTGCCGCGCTCGGCGAGCCGCAGTGGCGGGCACCCCGGGTGACGCCGTTGGACCGGCGGCTGGCGGTGGACCGGGACTCGGTGGAGAAGGGCCTGGCCAGCCTGGTGCTGACCGTCATCGAGCTGCTGCGTCAGCTGATGGAACGGCAGGCGCTGCGCCGGGTCGAGCTGGGTGACCTGACCGACGAGCAGGTCGAGCGGATCGGGGTGACCCTGATGGCGCTGGAGGAGCAGATGGTCGGGCTGCGCGAGCACTTCGGCCTGGCCCCCGAGGACCTGAACCTGGACCTCGGACCGCTCGGCCCGCTGCTGCCCACCGACGGGTCACCCCGCTGACCACCTGCGGCCCGGTCTCGAACCGACCGGGTCGGCGACCGGGGGCCGCCGACCCGCCCGCACGTCACACGTACCGACCGGTCAGCCCTGGCGCTCGGCGGCGTACGCGGCGAGCCAGGCGACCTGCGCCGGGTCCAGGGAGGGCCGGACCCGGGCCCGAGCCCGCTCGACGTGCGCGGCGGTGACCGTGGAGGCGGTGAGCGACTCCCGCATCGCGGCGAGCGCCGCCTCCCGGACCAGGGCGGCGCAGTCCGCCGCCGAGAAGCCGTCCAGCGACTCGGCCAGCCCGGCGAGGTCCACCTCGTCGGCCAGGGGGACGTTCCGGGAGGAGGCCTTGAGGATCTCCACCCGGGCTTCGGCGTCCGGCGGTGGGACGTAGACCAGCCGCTCCAGCCGTCCGGGCCGGAGCAGGGCCGGGTCGACCAGGTCGGGGCGGTTCGTCGCGCCGACCACGACCACGTTGCGCAGCGCCTCCACCCCGTCCAGCTCGGTCAGCAGCGCGGCGACCACCCGGTCGGTGGTGCCCCCGTCGGTGGCCTGCCCCCGTACGGGCGCGAGCGCGTCCACCTCGTCCAGGAAGATCAGCGT encodes:
- a CDS encoding gas vesicle protein, coding for MATTSLVPSSADDPLAYQTIALVDLLDRVLATGVVVSGDITISIADVDLVYVSLRALISSVGALTPPGGPG
- a CDS encoding gas vesicle protein K; amino-acid sequence: MTAPGDPGSAPPDEAAALAAALGEPQWRAPRVTPLDRRLAVDRDSVEKGLASLVLTVIELLRQLMERQALRRVELGDLTDEQVERIGVTLMALEEQMVGLREHFGLAPEDLNLDLGPLGPLLPTDGSPR
- a CDS encoding gas vesicle protein, encoding MRTQRSRAGSRSTGQDRREPADDRYAEDDDRYTDDDYSDEESYDEEEEVEPIPAGEAAREGLRQVSRLTGRDPSGVTSVQPNGTGWRVGVELVEDHRIPASTDLLGLYEVDLDADGEVLSFRRVRRYQRGKGEVG
- a CDS encoding GvpL/GvpF family gas vesicle protein; the encoded protein is MRPDPVVPTTPAGTGTWLHGIVPASVAGALAPVTGLADTPVRVVRGSGLAAVFSAVPLDEYGEQPLRRNLENLGWLERTARAHHRVVDVLARTGPVVPARLATVHTDERRLAVLLHDRRADLTATLARLAGHQEWGVKGYVLPGGPPPADGGATPPRTAVGGAGKPAVDAGGAGTPTVDPGGAAAPAVDAGGPGTPTASGTGAGAAYLRRRRAQLRARETGQQAAAHSAAAVHTELAGYAAQARRHTPQDSRLSGEPHPMALNGAYLVPVEGLAGFRAVVAALATRHPALRLELTGPWPPYSFIVEQPGS